A single genomic interval of Spirosoma linguale DSM 74 harbors:
- a CDS encoding hypothetical protein (KEGG: im:7151086; si:ch211-250g4.3), whose amino-acid sequence MASTNLSDTNNPNHLSAARPLPPDQISPKSVVISVFQLKYVFMRNWKVLLLLVCLGGLIGFIYDLFHKTKVTYTGTIMFNLGGSSSGGGFGGELGQLAGAFGLSSGAPDANIFVGDNFLIYAKSRPVVEKTLMQTDTINGKDTLLVNYYIRHSGIRDQEWEDNDSLRAFYFKRAKLPSEYTKTEQLVMSDIYARIEGEMAVKQPERKSSFMELSCFMENEQLAATFLTNHLKTIEQDYQKKQTKKTREMYDLLIDRVDSLQSRLTGTENKLAQYMDQNQQVVVAQGRMTENKLTRNSGFLTTLYYQALQQADNMRLSLIRETPLFTIIKPVYYPLHIDTIATAGLQIGIIVGLVLSILVIFLRETYRSVMREA is encoded by the coding sequence ATGGCTTCTACAAACTTATCTGATACAAACAACCCGAACCATCTGTCAGCGGCTCGTCCGTTACCACCCGATCAGATTTCGCCCAAGTCAGTGGTAATAAGCGTTTTTCAGTTGAAGTATGTATTCATGCGCAACTGGAAGGTACTTCTGCTTCTGGTATGTCTGGGTGGCCTTATTGGGTTCATCTACGACTTATTTCATAAGACAAAGGTTACCTATACCGGCACCATCATGTTTAACCTGGGCGGCAGTTCGTCGGGGGGTGGATTCGGTGGTGAATTGGGCCAGTTGGCGGGCGCGTTTGGCCTAAGCTCAGGGGCTCCCGATGCCAACATATTTGTGGGCGACAACTTCCTCATTTATGCCAAATCAAGACCCGTTGTCGAAAAGACGTTGATGCAGACTGATACTATCAACGGTAAAGACACCCTGCTCGTCAATTACTATATTCGCCACAGCGGTATTCGCGACCAGGAATGGGAAGACAACGATTCATTGCGAGCCTTTTATTTCAAACGGGCCAAATTACCCAGTGAATACACCAAGACGGAACAACTGGTGATGTCGGACATTTATGCCCGGATTGAGGGTGAAATGGCGGTTAAGCAACCGGAACGAAAATCGTCGTTTATGGAGCTTAGCTGTTTTATGGAAAATGAGCAGCTGGCGGCCACCTTTCTAACCAATCACCTCAAAACCATTGAGCAGGATTACCAGAAAAAGCAGACGAAAAAAACCCGCGAAATGTATGACCTGCTCATAGACAGAGTGGACTCCCTTCAGTCACGTTTGACAGGTACAGAAAATAAACTGGCCCAGTACATGGACCAAAACCAGCAGGTGGTTGTCGCACAGGGCCGTATGACGGAAAATAAGCTGACACGGAATTCCGGCTTCCTGACTACCCTGTATTATCAGGCACTCCAGCAGGCCGATAACATGCGCTTATCTCTAATCCGCGAGACGCCGTTGTTTACCATCATTAAACCCGTTTATTATCCACTCCACATAGACACGATTGCAACGGCTGGCCTACAGATTGGTATAATTGTTGGTCTGGTGTTGTCTATCCTGGTTATTTTTCTGCGAGAAACCTACCGCTCCGTAATGCGGGAAGCTTAA